A segment of the Symmachiella macrocystis genome:
GGCTTCCTCAGCGGAACGACGCAGGACTTTGGTGACCTCCTCCAACCAATCGAGCGTCAAATCGGCATTTGCCGGTACGGTCGATTGCCGAGCGATATCGAATGCCAAGCTGTGGCAGCGTGCCAAGCGATGTTTATCGAGATCGATGTGCGTCAATCGCTCAGCCAATTCCCGTTTCTCCGCCCGAGACATCCGATAATCGTCGAGCGTGTCTGTGAGGTATTCCGCGAGTTGTTCGTCGTGCATAGTATGACCTAAGTCGGGTGTGATTCCGGTTGCATCGCCGCCAGGTTCTCGGGACGCGGCAATTGCATTTCGAGTACCGCCAGCGCCAGCACCTTGCCTTGACTGTCGATGCGCAGCGAACGACTCGCGCCGCCGTCGAGGATGCCGGGTAAAACAAAATTGTAGGCCCGAATCCCGGGCAGCGGATAACGATGAACGCCCTGGGGTTTCAATTCGTGCAAATGTTCAGCCAGACGCTCGGGCGTGAGTTCTTGTTCTAGGAATGCGTATCCGGCAGCGGTATAGGCAATTACGCCGACGTTGGCGCCGGTCCCTTTATCGCCCGAGCGGGCGTGTGCGATTTCTTTGAGGGATATCGTGTTGTTCATAGCGTCCAATCTCCAGCGGCGCGGACTTCGACCTGCGGGGTGACGCGCGTTTGGGCGATCAACGTTGGCCAAAACGCCATCACCGGATACGGCTTGGGACGCGGACCGGTGTATCCCGTGACGCCAGGGGGACCGGCGGTGACGAGCGGGGCAAATTCGCGGAGAAATCGTTCTAGGTTGGGCTTCGACGGATCGTGCGCCGTCACGCGCAGCACGACCTCCCACGGCACCGGTCGATGGGGCCACCCGCCTGGGACACTGTCGCCACCGCCGAGTGTTTCGATGTTCGTTCGTTGCAAATGCACCCCGGCGCGGGCCACGCGGTCGAGTATGATTTGTCCGCACCCACGCGCCTTGGCAATGGCACCGCGTCCACAAATCACCAAGCTCCCGGTCGCCATATAACCATCACGATAGGCCAGCGAGACCTTGAAATTCTCCGGCGCAGGTCCGCCCTGCGCTCCAGCGACGGCAACGCGGTCCGCGCCGATTTGATTAAGCGTGACATGCGAAAAGTCAACATCGACATCGGGCGTGAGG
Coding sequences within it:
- a CDS encoding AtuA-related protein, which codes for MNNTISLKEIAHARSGDKGTGANVGVIAYTAAGYAFLEQELTPERLAEHLHELKPQGVHRYPLPGIRAYNFVLPGILDGGASRSLRIDSQGKVLALAVLEMQLPRPENLAAMQPESHPT